In Falco cherrug isolate bFalChe1 chromosome 5, bFalChe1.pri, whole genome shotgun sequence, one DNA window encodes the following:
- the CLDND1 gene encoding claudin domain-containing protein 1 isoform X1, translating to MMDNRFATALVIACVLSLISTIYMAASIGTDFWYEYHTLSPAENVSEAGRSIWEEFVSEEADEKTYTDALFRCNGTVGLWRRCITVPKNSHWYSPPETDMTTNCISFSLSDQFMEKYIEPGNHNSGTDLNRTYLWRLQFLLPFVSLGLMCFGALIGLCACACRSLYPAIATGVLHFLAGLCTLGLVGCYVAGIELLHKKLPLPDDVRGEFGWSFCLACVSAPLQFMAAALFIWAARTNRKEFTLLKAYRVA from the exons ATGATGGATAACCGATTCGCTACAGCGCTAGTAATTGCTTGTGTTCTCAGCCTCATCTCCACCATCTATATGGCAGCTTCAATTGGCACCGACTTTTGGTACGAATACCACACCTTGTCCCCAGCTGAGAATGTTAGTGAAGCTGGTAGGAGCATCTGGGAGGAATTTGTCAGCGAAGAGGCAGATGAGAAGACCTACACAGATGCACTCTTCCGGTGCAACGGCACGGTTGGATTGTGGCGGAGGTGTATCACTGTACCCAAAAACTCTCACTGGTACAGCCCACCAG AAACTGATATGACTACAAACTGCATCAGTTTTTCCCTCTCTGATCAGTTTATGGAAAAGTACATAGAGCCTGGAAATCACAATAGTGGCACGGATTTGAATCGTACAT ATCTCTGGCGATTGCAGTTTCTACTGCCCTTTGTCAGCCTGGGCCTCATGTGCTTTGGGGCTCTGATTGGGCTCTGTGCTTGTGCCTGTCGCAGCCTTTACCCAGCCATTGCCACTGGAGTCCTCCATTTCCTAGCAG gGCTTTGTACACTGGGCCTCGTTGGCTGCTACGTAGCTGGGATCGAGCTGCTCCATAAGAAGCTGCCCCTGCCTGATGATGTGAGAGGTGAATTTGGCTGGTCCTTCTGCCTCGCCTGTGTCTCAGCACCTTTGCAGTTTATGGCAGCCGCTCTTTTCATCTGGGCGGCTCGCACCAACAGAAAGGAATTCACTCTCCTGAAAGCGTACCGCGTGGCataa
- the CLDND1 gene encoding claudin domain-containing protein 1 isoform X2, translating into MTTNCISFSLSDQFMEKYIEPGNHNSGTDLNRTYLWRLQFLLPFVSLGLMCFGALIGLCACACRSLYPAIATGVLHFLAGLCTLGLVGCYVAGIELLHKKLPLPDDVRGEFGWSFCLACVSAPLQFMAAALFIWAARTNRKEFTLLKAYRVA; encoded by the exons ATGACTACAAACTGCATCAGTTTTTCCCTCTCTGATCAGTTTATGGAAAAGTACATAGAGCCTGGAAATCACAATAGTGGCACGGATTTGAATCGTACAT ATCTCTGGCGATTGCAGTTTCTACTGCCCTTTGTCAGCCTGGGCCTCATGTGCTTTGGGGCTCTGATTGGGCTCTGTGCTTGTGCCTGTCGCAGCCTTTACCCAGCCATTGCCACTGGAGTCCTCCATTTCCTAGCAG gGCTTTGTACACTGGGCCTCGTTGGCTGCTACGTAGCTGGGATCGAGCTGCTCCATAAGAAGCTGCCCCTGCCTGATGATGTGAGAGGTGAATTTGGCTGGTCCTTCTGCCTCGCCTGTGTCTCAGCACCTTTGCAGTTTATGGCAGCCGCTCTTTTCATCTGGGCGGCTCGCACCAACAGAAAGGAATTCACTCTCCTGAAAGCGTACCGCGTGGCataa
- the GPR15 gene encoding G-protein coupled receptor 15 isoform X2, protein MRTAWPEMELTQLSPVTSVTFSYDYYYDDNCQYQHLEHMSTFLPILYTAVFLVGIVGNSILILALVFKQRIQRLIDVFIINLAASDFIFLITLPFWVDKEASDGNWRVGSFLCKASSYVISVNMYCSILLLTCMSADRYLAIMHPSIARRVRTRSYSSGLCICVWLLSCCLGMPTLLSRELKKHHGKTYCTDKAITEAKQIMSLMLLILAFFFPLLSILTFYCSITKRLCVHYQRAGKHDKKLRKSIKIVFIVVAAFVISWVPFNLFKLMAILLGLLKQPDCFLDMVAQLGMKSHAPVPVPPGENQQ, encoded by the exons ATGAGGACAGCTTGGCCAGAAATGGAACTCACCCAGCTTTCGCCTGTGACTTCAGTCACTTTCAGCTATGACTACTACTACGATGACAACTGCCAGTATCAGCACCTGGAACATATGTCTACTTTCCTCCCTATCCTTTACACTGCTGTGTTCCTGGTGGGCATTGTTGGCAACTCCATCTTGATACTAGCCTTGGTCTTCAAGCAACGGATCCAGAGGCTGATCGACGTCTTTATCATCAACCTCGCTGCATCTGACTTCATCTTCCTCATCACGCTGCCATTCTGGGTGGACAAGGAGGCATCGGACGGGAACTGGAGGGTAGGATCTTTCCTGTGTAAAGCTAGTTCCTATGTCATCTCAGTCAACATGTActgcagcatcctcctcctcacttgTATGAGCGCTGACCGATACCTTGCTATCATGCATCCCTCTATTGCTAGACGGGTCAGAACAAGATCTTATTCCAGTGGACTCTGCATCTGTGTCTGGTTATTATCCTGCTGCTTAGGGATGCCAACTCTTTTGTCCAGAGAACTGAAGAAGCACCATGGAAAGACTTACTGCACCGACAAAGCCATAACAGAAGCCAAGCAGATCATGTCACTGATGCTTTTAATCCTGGCCTTCTTCTTTCCACTGTTGAGTATCTTAACCTTTTACTGCTCCATCACCAAGAGACTCTGTGTGCATTATCAGAGAGCTGGGAAACATGataagaaactgagaaaatcCATCAAGATAGTCTTCATTGTAGTGGCAGCTTTTGTTATATCCTGGGTTCCCTTCAATCTTTTCAAGCTCATGGCCATCCTTTTGGGACTCCTGAAGCAGCCTGACTGTTTTCTTGACATGGTTGCCCAGCTGGGCATGAAG AGCCATGCTCCGGTGCCTGTGCCCCCGGGTGAAAATCAGCAGTAG
- the GPR15 gene encoding G-protein coupled receptor 15 isoform X1: MRTAWPEMELTQLSPVTSVTFSYDYYYDDNCQYQHLEHMSTFLPILYTAVFLVGIVGNSILILALVFKQRIQRLIDVFIINLAASDFIFLITLPFWVDKEASDGNWRVGSFLCKASSYVISVNMYCSILLLTCMSADRYLAIMHPSIARRVRTRSYSSGLCICVWLLSCCLGMPTLLSRELKKHHGKTYCTDKAITEAKQIMSLMLLILAFFFPLLSILTFYCSITKRLCVHYQRAGKHDKKLRKSIKIVFIVVAAFVISWVPFNLFKLMAILLGLLKQPDCFLDMVAQLGMKVSSPFAFANSCANPFIYYCFDNYIRRAMLRCLCPRVKISSSSNNSDTLDTRLSHSLSNFGVGEYASRKRKRSVSL; the protein is encoded by the coding sequence ATGAGGACAGCTTGGCCAGAAATGGAACTCACCCAGCTTTCGCCTGTGACTTCAGTCACTTTCAGCTATGACTACTACTACGATGACAACTGCCAGTATCAGCACCTGGAACATATGTCTACTTTCCTCCCTATCCTTTACACTGCTGTGTTCCTGGTGGGCATTGTTGGCAACTCCATCTTGATACTAGCCTTGGTCTTCAAGCAACGGATCCAGAGGCTGATCGACGTCTTTATCATCAACCTCGCTGCATCTGACTTCATCTTCCTCATCACGCTGCCATTCTGGGTGGACAAGGAGGCATCGGACGGGAACTGGAGGGTAGGATCTTTCCTGTGTAAAGCTAGTTCCTATGTCATCTCAGTCAACATGTActgcagcatcctcctcctcacttgTATGAGCGCTGACCGATACCTTGCTATCATGCATCCCTCTATTGCTAGACGGGTCAGAACAAGATCTTATTCCAGTGGACTCTGCATCTGTGTCTGGTTATTATCCTGCTGCTTAGGGATGCCAACTCTTTTGTCCAGAGAACTGAAGAAGCACCATGGAAAGACTTACTGCACCGACAAAGCCATAACAGAAGCCAAGCAGATCATGTCACTGATGCTTTTAATCCTGGCCTTCTTCTTTCCACTGTTGAGTATCTTAACCTTTTACTGCTCCATCACCAAGAGACTCTGTGTGCATTATCAGAGAGCTGGGAAACATGataagaaactgagaaaatcCATCAAGATAGTCTTCATTGTAGTGGCAGCTTTTGTTATATCCTGGGTTCCCTTCAATCTTTTCAAGCTCATGGCCATCCTTTTGGGACTCCTGAAGCAGCCTGACTGTTTTCTTGACATGGTTGCCCAGCTGGGCATGAAGGTGAGCAGCCCTTTCGCTTTTGCCAATAGCTGTGCCAACCCTTTCATTTACTATTGCTTTGACAACTACATCCGCAGAGCCATGCTCCGGTGCCTGTGCCCCCGGGTGAAAATCAGCAGTAGCAGCAACAACTCTGATACTCTGGACACTCGTCTGAGCCACTCCTTATCCAATTTTGGTGTGGGGGAGTATGCCAGTAGGAAGAGGAAGCGCTCTGTGTCCCTCTAA
- the LOC102053848 gene encoding apovitellenin-1, which yields MLQSRALVIVLILLLGTTLPEVHSKSIFEKDRRDWLVIPDAIAAYIYETVNKMSPKVGQFLADAAQTPVVVVTRNFLIRETTKLSILAEQLMEKIKNLWYTKVLGY from the exons ATGCTGCAATCCAGGGCATTGGTGATAGTTCTGATTCTGCTACTTGGCACCACTCTCCCTG AAGTGCACTCAAAGTCCATCTTTGAGAAAGATCGTCGTGACTGGTTGGTCATCCCCGATGCAATTGCAGCTTACATCTATGAAACTGTGAACAAGATGTCCCCTAAAGTCGGTCAGTTCTTGGCGGATGCTGCCCAGACTCCAGTAGTTGTTGTGACCAG GAACTTCCTCATCAGAGAAACAACTAAACTCAGTATACTGGCTGAAcagctgatggaaaaaataaagaacctGTGGTACACAAAAGTCCTAGGCTACTAG